In Mytilus trossulus isolate FHL-02 chromosome 10, PNRI_Mtr1.1.1.hap1, whole genome shotgun sequence, the DNA window gtaaatcatataaaaaacaaaagccTCAACTTTTCCCCATTTCATTTTAGTAACCACTCAAAATCAGCATCCAAACCAGCATCTAAAGAAGGTCTGGCAGTTAATAATGATAACGATGATTATGGTTTGCGTGAAAATGTCCTATATATTCCGGCTGATTCCACTCCATTGCAAACCAACGACAATTGGCAAAATACACACAGGATATCAGTTGATATCGATGGTAATTACAGTACTGTAGATTTGGATGAAATACCATCAGTCGAAGAATCAACTGGAGATTATAGTTCAATTGAACTGAAAAAACGGACACCATCAAAGTCGAATTTGAACAGGTCAAAAAATGATAAACCAATCATTGCGTCAAAGCCAAAACAAAATGTGACCATTAAAGATGATGTGTACTCTGTCCCAGATAAGAAAAGGGTGAAGCATGTTGCAGCACCTGGTGAAAATGGGTGTGAATATGCTGTTGTCAGCAAACCAAACAAATCGAACGTTGATAAAAGTAAAGACCAAGCCTCAACGAGTAATGTGTATGCAGTTGTAGCAAAAACGAAACGCTTATCTAACGAAAAGGGAACAAATCAGAAAAGAGATAGCTTAACATCCGAAAACGACAAAGAAACTGACCGATCATCAAAAAGTTGAATACTCAGTACTTGTTATTATGAAATAgaacattttacaattttattgattgttgtgTTAACCTTGttacaaaaatgcaaaatagACATAATCTgctgtttaaatatttattatgcaTATACTTATATACACTTATTATATAAACTAATGTTTTCAAAGTCCTAGTAGAGTTCAGAGACcagcaaaaatacaaatgatGATTTGGTGTTGACCTAATATTTTCACTGAATTTCAAAAGGTCGAGATTGCGGTTAAAACCATTGGAACAAATCCGTCGTCATCTTTAAAAATAACCCATAATTGTCAACCAACTAGTCATGGTCTCTGTATTATTGTCGAAGGAATGACTTTAACTTCACCACTTGAAACATTTGGATTGATAACTTTCTTGTAAGCATCAACCCAAGTTAAGGTGCGGTTTTAATGTTTCTGCATATAAATGGCAatggatatataaaaaataaagaagatgttgtatgattgccgatgagacaattcttcacaagaaaccaaatgacacagaattgagaactatagatcaccgtacggcctttatcAATGaccaaagccaataccgcatattcatctataaaaggatccgaaaaaacaaatgttaaacaattcaaaattgcATAGAAATGGCAAGTTCACAATGaggaagctgaaatcattcTTTTTGTCGTATATATTTATTCTCAACCAATGTTTAGAGGCATGAAAAAGATAAGAGGCAGTCTTAAGCTGTTGTGTCCTTTATTTCAAGAACTGTTCAACATAGTCACTGACATTTTAATAAGCCATTCATTCCTTATGACGTCTGCCTCATATGAATGAAGAATCAAGACGACAAGTAGATGAGAACAATTATATTCATAGGAAAAGCTGAGATTAACCCCGTTTATTGGTATGTTTCGTGATGTTCAGTCTTTGTTTCCTATAttatgttttgtgtactgttgtttgtcatCCGCATATTTTTCGTTTTTagacatttcatttttatgtttttttacttatatcttTTGCCTCATTTGTTTATTGTCCTCATTAGAAAgacagaaagtaaaaaaaaattaaaacaggatgcttttattatttaaagcatCATCGGCAATGCAGTTGTCATCTCTTGGAAAATTAGAATGAATAAAAACTAGAGGGTGTTTAACGACATTATTTACCTATGATGATCATGGACGGTCTTTTTGGAATGTATGTGCTTTATGAAGTAacaattcattttgaaaatgacaGTAGCATCTCCTAACAAAATAAGGCGTTGTGTTTCaggcaaaaagaaaaaaaatgataatatacctaatataaataattttgttttaaaacctCTTTCAAACTATTTCGGTATCTTTAAACGATCTAATTGGTTTCATAACAACGTATTATCATTAGATGATTTCTGTTCAAAACTTATATCACGGGGAGCATTCAGGGACGAAAGGTTTGAAGAATGGTAGTTTAACAttcatttgcaaaataaatgcATATTCTGGACGTCAAGATAGAAATGTGGTATGAAAATTACCCCTAAAAAAACGCTGAGTCATTTTACACGGCAACATTCATCAGAAAGGCATGTCGTCCTACCCCAAAAATTCAGATTTAGAGTGACCAATATTTgcccttaattttaaatatcgcTTGCTCAGCGATGAAACGAAAAATACACATTTCAAGTAATTTGTTTGACCAGGCCGGCTTTCGAGCACAGTACCACATATTCACTTGGGCAAAGTGGCATGCTAAAATACAAGTATTGCCCATAAAAGAAATTCACAACTATTTCATGTTATAAATAGGAATAGAATAAGGATGTTAAACAAATCTTCAAGtaagttatttgaaaaaatgacTTGTACAATATCGAAATTCAGTAAACCGGTTGGACAATGTTGAAGAACGTTTGTAAAAATCAACGGTTAATATTTTGTACGAAGTGGGTTTTATGTCGTACTTACAATGGGTATGATCCAGATCGTTTTCTGCAAtggttttaatattatttaaaacattttaattgacCAAATAAAACTTCCttcaataattgcaaaatattcATGCTGATTTGAATATATGTTATCTGAAgtctaacttaaaaaaaataaaaaccaatatcGACAGTATGTATTTGCATTATTTCAATATGATATGGTTATTTACACCATTGTCctattttttagtattttaaaattggcaaacaagacaaaacatatttgaatCAAATTGCATATCATTTTACAAAACAGTCCATAATCAAAGTTACAGACATGTCTGACTTGATTATGTAcctaaatctttttttttgtcataacttTTTTACGTTAATTGATTTGTCCATATAATGaaagttaatttattttctcATCTCAAGTGTTTAACCTTTTGTCATACTATTTTCTCGTtgttagttttgtttaatttattttttgcgtGGCACTGTATTGAATTTGTCCTTGGTGGACATAGACCGAAGTAAAATAGAGCAAagtgatatatatattcttcgtaAAGATAAAAAGCCACTCGAACATTTCATGAAACACATTTGTTTTGGccagaaaaaatatcatattaacAAAACCTGATAAATCAATGGACTCGTAttgttcaatatatttattaatttattgatatCTTTGGAAGCTGATTTCTAATTTTATATCAGGTTTATCTTACATGGcatttttatagatatatataagtagatgtggtttgagtgccaatgggacaaaTCTCCGTACAAGTCaccatttgtaaaagtaaaccattataggacAAAATAGGcttttaacacggagccttggctcacatctaacagtaagctataaagggccttaAAATGACtcatgtaaaaccattcaaacgagaaaaccaacggtctaatctatataaaaaacgagaaggGAGAAACACTTTTACTTTCTGGTTTTTATTTGGTTAGTTGTGTCGATTCATTTCATACAAATtgttaaagattatttaaatcaaGGTAATACAACTATTAATAGTTTTTAATTACTAATTGTAATATAAACCGGTTTTAAACCAA includes these proteins:
- the LOC134686604 gene encoding transmembrane channel-like protein, which translates into the protein MTQTTIPTTTMTITTAKTMSITTTLPTTVPTTITTTTVPSTTITETTKITEIAISTSTDGSVTTNPKNKPDDTDNDDTTVLGVGASVGGLVIIIVVIAVIYIYRRNHSKSASKPASKEGLAVNNDNDDYGLRENVLYIPADSTPLQTNDNWQNTHRISVDIDGNYSTVDLDEIPSVEESTGDYSSIELKKRTPSKSNLNRSKNDKPIIASKPKQNVTIKDDVYSVPDKKRVKHVAAPGENGCEYAVVSKPNKSNVDKSKDQASTSNVYAVVAKTKRLSNEKGTNQKRDSLTSENDKETDRSSKS